From the Glycine soja cultivar W05 unplaced genomic scaffold, ASM419377v2 tig00005492_1_pilon, whole genome shotgun sequence genome, one window contains:
- the LOC114404186 gene encoding putative disease resistance protein RGA3: protein MAESFVFHIAESLLQKLASYVSEEASRAYDVYEDLQVIKGTLSIVKGVLLDAEEKKEQKHGLREWLMQIQNVCFDAEDVLDGFECQNLRKQVVKASGSTRMKVGHFFSSSNSLVFRLSMARQIKHVRCRLDKIAADGNKFGLERISVDHRLVQRREMTYSHIDASGVIGRDNDREEIIKLLMQPHPHGDGDGDKSVCVIPIVGLGGMGKTTLAKLVFNDKRIDELFQLKMWVCVSDDFDIRQIIIKIINCASASTSAPSIALAHHESINNLDIEQLQSQLRHKLSGLTYLLVLDDIWNDDRAKWIELNDLIKVGAVGSKILVTTRSDSIASMVGTVPSYVLEGLSVENCLSLFVKWAFKEGEEKKYPNLVDIGKEMVKKCQGVPLAVRTLGSSLFLNFDLERWEFVRDHEIWNLNQKKDDILPALKLSYDQMPSYLRQCFAYFSLFPKDFGHIGSHFVSLWGSFGLLRSPSGSQKVENIARQYIAELHSRSFLEDFVDFGHVYYFKVHDLVHDLASYVAKEEFLVVDSRTRNIPKQVRHLSVVENDSLSHALFPKSRSVRTIYFPMFGVGLDSEALMDTWIARYKYLRVLHLSDSSFETLPNSIAKLEHLRALNLANNCKIKRLPHSICKLQNLQVLSLRGCMELQTLPKGLGMLMSLRKFYITTKQSILSEDEFARLRNLHTLSFEYCDNLKFLFKVAQVSSLEVLIVQSCGSLESLPLHILPKLESLFVKRCERLNLSFNSESPIQKLRMKLLHLEHFPRQQILPQWIEGATNTLQTLFIVNFHSLEMLPEWLTTMTHVKMLHIVNCPRLLYFPSDMNRLSALEDLDIDGCPELCRKCQPLSGEYWSSIAHIKRVSFGEKKEGKLLFQTQTWIRLGLRD from the coding sequence ATGGCTGAATCATTTGTGTTCCATATTGCTGAATCACTGTTGCAGAAGCTTGCTTCTTATGTTTCTGAAGAAGCTTCTCGAGCCTATGATGTGTACGAGGATCTTCAAGTGATTAAAGGCACCTTGTCAATTGTGAAAGGTGTGCTGTTGGATGCAGAAGAGAAGAAGGAGCAGAAGCACGGGTTGCGCGAATGGCTCATGCAGATTCAAAACGTCTGCTTTGATGCTGAAGACGTATTGGATGGATTTGAGTGCCAAAACTTGAGAAAGCAAGTTGTCAAAGCATCAGGCAGCACAAGGATGAAGGTAGGCCACTTCTTTTCTTCGTCCAATTCTCTTGTTTTCCGTCTTAGCATGGCTCgtcaaatcaaacatgttaGGTGTAGATTGGATAAGATAGCAGCTGATGGGAACAAGTTTGGTCTAGAGAGGATTTCTGTTGACCACAGACTTGTGCAAAGAAGAGAAATGACTTATTCACATATTGATGCTTCAGGAGTGATTGGAAGGGATAATGATAGGGAAGAAATTATCAAGCTTTTGATGCAACCTCACCCTCATGGGGATGGTGATGGAGATAAAAGTGTGTGTGTTATTCCCATAGTGGGTCTTGGAGGCATGGGGAAGACTACACTTGCAAAGTTGGTGTTCAATGATAAGAGGATTGATGAACTTTTCCAATTAAAGATGTGGGTGTGTGTCTCTGATGACTTTGACATTAGGCagataattattaaaatcatcAACTGTGCTTCAGCTTCTACCTCAGCTCCATCAATTGCTCTTGCTCACCATGAAAGCATTAACAACTTAGATATTGAGCAGCTACAAAGTCAGCTTAGACACAAGCTTTCTGGTCTGACGTATTTACTGGTCTTGGATGACATATGGAATGATGATCGTGCAAAATGGATagaattaaatgatttaataaaagTTGGTGCAGTGGGAAGCAAAATTTTAGTGACAACACGGAGTGACTCAATTGCTTCAATGGTGGGCACTGTACCCTCTTATGTTTTAGAAGGTCTGTCTGTGGAGAATTGTTTGTCTCTGTTTGTTAAATGGGCATTCAAGGaaggtgaagaaaaaaaatacccaaATCTAGTGGATATAGGAAAAGAAATGGTGAAAAAATGCCAAGGGGTTCCACTAGCTGTTCGAACTTTAGGAAGTTCTCTgttcttgaattttgatttaGAAAGATGGGAATTTGTAAGAGACCATGAGATCTGGAACTTAAACCAAAAGAAAGATGACATTTTACCTGCCCTTAAGTTGAGCTATGATCAAATGCCATCTTATTTGAGGCAGTGTTTTGCTTATTTTTCCCTCTTTCCCAAGGATTTTGGCCACATTGGTTCTCATTTTGTGAGTCTTTGGGGATCATTTGGATTACTTCGATCTCCCTCTGGAAGTCAAAAGGTGGAGAATATTGCAAGACAATATATAGCCGAGTTACATTCAAGATCATTTCTCGAGGATTTTGTGGACTTTGGCCATGTTTACTATTTCAAAGTACATGATTTGGTACATGATCTTGCGTCATATGTTGCCAAAGAGGAGTTTCTAGTGGTAGACTCCCGTACTCGCAATATACCCAAGCAAGTAAGGCATTTATCGGTTGTTGAAAATGATTCACTAAGCCATGCTTTATTCCCCAAGTCCAGAAGTGTAAGAACTATATATTTTCCCATGTTCGGAGTGGGTCTTGACAGTGAAGCTCTTATGGATACATGGATAGCAAGATACAAATACTTAAGGGTTTTACATTTAAGTGATTCCTCTTTTGAGACTCTACCCAATTCAATTGCTAAATTGGAGCACTTGCGAGCTCTCAATCTTGCAAATAACTGCAAAATAAAAAGACTTCCTCATTCGATATGCAAACTCCAAAATTTGCAAGTTTTGTCACTGAGAGGATGCATGGAGCTTCAAACATTGCCTAAAGGATTAGGGATGTTAATGAGCCTTCGAAAATTTTATATAACCACAAAACAATCTATTCTGTCAGAGGATGAATTTGCAAGATTGAGAAATCTTCATACTCTGAGTTTTGAATATTGtgacaatttgaaatttttgttcaaAGTGGCACAAGTCAGTTCTCTTGAAGTTTTGATCGTTCAATCATGTGGGAGCCTAGAGTCGTTACCTCTTCATATTCTCCCTAAGCTGGAGTCTCTGTTTGTAAAACGGTGCGAGAGGCTAAATTTGTCGTTCAACAGTGAAAGTCCTATCCAAAAATTGAGGATGAAATTGCTGCATCTTGAGCATTTTCCAAGGCAACAGATATTGCCTCAATGGATTGAAGGAGCCACAAACACTTTACAGACAttgtttattgtaaattttcatAGTCTTGAGATGCTTCCTGAGTGGCTGACAACAATGACTCATGTTAAGATGCTCCATATTGTTAACTGTCCTCGGCTGTTGTATTTCCCAAGTGACATGAATCGCCTCAGTGCCCTAGAAGATTTGGACATAGATGGTTGTCCTGAATTGTGTCGAAAATGTCAGCCACTATCTGGTGAGTACTGGTCCTCCATTGCTCACATAAAACGCGTTtcttttggtgaaaaaaaagaagggaaacTGCTTTTTCAAACTCAAACATGGATCCGGTTGGGGTTGCGCGATTAG